The Vidua chalybeata isolate OUT-0048 chromosome 21, bVidCha1 merged haplotype, whole genome shotgun sequence genome contains a region encoding:
- the RGS3 gene encoding regulator of G-protein signaling 3 isoform X5, giving the protein MYHAMVDFSEKYLERAKDMKNRLGIFRRRNESPGANPSGKLDKVLKSLKPTPEEALKWGDSLEKLLLHKYGLAAFRAFLRTEFSEENLEFWLACEEFKKIKSQSKMVSKAKKIFAEYIAIQSCKEVNLDSYTREHTKENLQNITRSCFDLAQKRIYGLMEKDSYPRFLRSDLYLDIINQKKGSSPL; this is encoded by the exons AGCCAAGGACATGAAGAACCGCCTGGGGATTTTTCGGCGGCGGAACGAGTCCCCCGGAGCCAACCCTTCGGGCAAGCTGGACAAAGTGCTCAAATCGCTCAA GCCCACTCCCGAGGAAGCACTCAAGTGGGGGGActccctggagaagctgctgctgcacaaat ACGGGCTCGCTGCCTTCAGGGCCTTCCTGCGCACCGAGTTCAGCGAGGAGAACCTGGAGTTCTGGCTGGCTTGTGAGGAGTTCAAGAAGATCAAATCCCAATCCAAGATGGTCTCCAAGGCCAAGAAGATCTTTGCTGAGTACATTGCCATCCAGTCCTGCAAGGAG GTCAACCTGGACTCCTACACACGGGAGCACACCAAGGAGAACCTGCAGAACATCACCCGCAGCTGCTTCGATCTGGCGCAGAAGAGGATTTATGGGCTCATGGAGAAGGACTCGTACCCCCGCTTCCTCCGCTCCGACCTCTACTTGGACATAATCAACCAGAAGAAAGGCAGCTCCCCACTGTAG